In Rubrobacter aplysinae, a single genomic region encodes these proteins:
- a CDS encoding 2-isopropylmalate synthase codes for MEGKEGTERVHIFDTTLRDGEQSPGISLSVEEKVEIAQQLGRLKVDVIEAGFPITSEGDFESVSRIASEVRGPIITGLARVHEADIVRAWEAVQWSERPRIHTFVGTSDLHIEHQMRSNKEDIVKMAREAVGHAKSLSPDVEFSPMDATRTDIGFLSEVVAAAVEAGADVVNIADTVGYTTPVEFAAFLRDLKERVPELAERTLSVHCHDDLGLAVANSLAGVTAGARQIEVAVNGIGERAGNASLEEVVMALATREDFYGVEVGTETRQLSNTSRLISNVTGYDVPPNKAIVGRNAFAHESGIHQDGVLKDRRTFEIMKPEDIGLDSNNIFLGKHSGRHALSDALAELGYHLEGEPLKRAFERFKEIADHKKSVTAADLEAIAADEVGAFEGKYVLESFRVVAATGRQSRAAVTISHADHGTFEAEAEGDGPVDSVFRAVDAATGVKGRLTDFRIDAVTGGKDALGEVRVTVEFDGAEYSGRGLSQDVVDAAARAYVRAANVYATGKKLSADWAASTP; via the coding sequence ATGGAAGGTAAGGAAGGCACGGAGCGAGTACACATCTTCGACACCACCCTGCGCGACGGCGAGCAGTCGCCCGGTATCTCACTCTCGGTAGAGGAAAAGGTAGAGATCGCCCAGCAGCTCGGGCGGCTCAAGGTAGACGTAATAGAGGCCGGGTTCCCCATTACGAGCGAGGGCGACTTCGAGTCCGTAAGCCGCATCGCAAGCGAGGTGCGGGGCCCCATAATTACCGGTCTCGCCCGCGTACACGAGGCGGACATCGTCCGCGCCTGGGAGGCGGTGCAGTGGTCCGAGCGGCCCCGCATCCACACCTTCGTCGGCACCTCCGATCTCCACATCGAGCATCAGATGCGCTCCAACAAGGAGGACATCGTGAAGATGGCCCGTGAGGCCGTCGGGCACGCGAAGTCGCTCTCGCCGGACGTTGAGTTCTCCCCGATGGACGCGACCCGCACGGATATCGGCTTTCTGTCCGAGGTGGTCGCCGCGGCGGTCGAGGCCGGGGCGGACGTAGTGAACATCGCCGACACCGTCGGCTACACCACCCCGGTGGAGTTCGCCGCTTTCCTGCGCGATCTGAAGGAGCGCGTACCCGAGCTTGCGGAGCGTACCCTCTCCGTCCACTGCCACGATGACCTGGGGCTCGCGGTTGCGAACTCTCTGGCTGGCGTGACTGCGGGGGCGCGTCAGATCGAGGTCGCGGTGAACGGCATCGGCGAGCGGGCCGGGAATGCCTCTCTAGAGGAGGTCGTGATGGCGCTCGCCACCCGGGAAGACTTCTACGGCGTGGAGGTCGGCACCGAGACGCGCCAGCTCTCGAACACGTCGCGCCTGATCTCCAACGTCACCGGCTACGACGTGCCGCCGAACAAGGCGATCGTCGGGCGCAACGCCTTCGCCCACGAGTCCGGCATCCACCAGGACGGCGTCTTAAAGGACCGGCGGACGTTCGAGATCATGAAGCCCGAGGACATCGGCCTCGACTCCAACAACATCTTCCTCGGCAAGCACTCCGGCCGCCACGCCCTCTCCGACGCCCTCGCAGAGCTCGGCTACCACCTCGAAGGCGAGCCGCTCAAGCGGGCCTTCGAGCGGTTCAAGGAGATAGCGGACCACAAGAAGAGCGTCACCGCCGCCGACCTCGAAGCCATCGCCGCCGACGAGGTCGGGGCCTTCGAGGGCAAGTACGTCCTCGAGTCGTTCCGCGTCGTCGCCGCAACGGGCCGCCAGAGCCGGGCCGCCGTTACCATCTCGCACGCCGACCACGGCACCTTCGAGGCCGAGGCCGAGGGCGACGGTCCCGTGGACTCCGTTTTCCGCGCCGTGGACGCGGCGACCGGCGTGAAGGGCCGCCTCACCGACTTCCGCATAGACGCCGTTACCGGTGGCAAGGACGCCCTCGGCGAGGTTCGGGTCACGGTAGAGTTCGACGGCGCGGAGTACTCGGGCCGCGGCCTCTCCCAGGACGTCGTGGACGCCGCCGCCCGCGCCTACGTGCGGGCCGCAAACGTGTACGCCACCGGCAAGAAGCTGAGCGCGGATTGGGCCGCGAGCACGCCGTAG
- a CDS encoding PA0069 family radical SAM protein, producing the protein MEQSDTQGGSNRGRGAGLNPAGRFEPIEIEPDPEETAGDPSPTTRFYEDSSRSIITTNDSPDIPFSASLNPYRGCEHGCAYCLSGDTPVLLADGSTRELQDLRVGEGIYGTTRDGYYRRYTRTSVLAHWSTIKRAYRLTLEDGTQLIASGDHRFLTERGWKYVTGSGHGDGQRPHLTSNNSLMGVGSFARPPEKDYDYRRGYLCGIIRGDGHLASYKYERAGRAHGNQHQSRLALSDEEALTRASRYLLDFEVPTHDFLFQKATTTGKEMRGIRASALASVELVKETIAWPDDYCGAWSKGFLAGIFDAEGSYRNGVLRIFNTDTEIIERVLRRLGSLGFETVTEERAGSRTEPLKSIRVRGGLGEHLRFFHLVDPTIGRKRDISGQAVKNGADLRVASIEPVGTMRMYDITTGTGDFIANGVVSHNCYARPTHEYLGLSAGLDFESKVMAKRDAPTLLRRKLSSKSWEPKTLAMSGVTDPYQPVERRLRITRGCLEVLAEARNPVAVVTKNHLVTRDVDLLAELAHYDAVSVAISLTTLDPELKRVLEPRTSPPKRRLAAVELLAEAGVPVGVMTAPIIPAVNDHKLPDLLRAAADAGAQFAAHTVVRLPGAVAPLFEDWLERNLPDRKEKVLNRLRSMRGGRLNDPRFGSRMQGEDIFAEGIHQLFAISRRRAGIPEGRAPLSTAHFRRPDEPGTQARLFD; encoded by the coding sequence ATGGAGCAGTCTGATACGCAAGGCGGGAGTAATCGCGGGCGTGGTGCCGGCCTGAACCCCGCGGGCCGCTTCGAGCCCATTGAGATAGAGCCCGACCCGGAAGAAACCGCCGGAGACCCTTCTCCCACGACGCGGTTCTACGAGGACTCTTCGCGTTCGATCATCACCACCAACGACAGCCCGGACATCCCCTTCTCCGCGAGCCTCAACCCCTACCGGGGCTGCGAACATGGCTGCGCCTACTGCCTCTCCGGCGACACTCCCGTACTGCTGGCGGACGGGAGCACCCGCGAGCTGCAAGACTTGCGGGTTGGGGAGGGGATCTACGGCACCACCAGAGACGGCTACTACCGTCGCTACACGAGAACTTCCGTGCTGGCCCACTGGAGCACGATAAAGCGAGCCTACCGCCTCACCCTGGAAGACGGCACGCAACTCATCGCCAGCGGAGACCACCGCTTCCTCACCGAACGCGGCTGGAAGTACGTGACCGGCTCCGGTCACGGAGACGGACAGAGGCCTCACCTGACGTCGAACAACAGTCTGATGGGCGTTGGCTCATTCGCCCGGCCACCCGAGAAGGATTACGACTACCGGCGAGGGTATCTCTGCGGGATCATCCGCGGAGATGGTCACCTCGCCTCATATAAGTACGAACGTGCCGGACGCGCCCACGGAAACCAACACCAGTCCCGGCTCGCACTATCCGACGAAGAGGCCCTGACGCGCGCGAGCCGTTACCTGCTGGACTTCGAGGTTCCCACGCACGATTTCCTCTTTCAGAAAGCCACTACCACCGGGAAGGAGATGCGGGGCATCCGCGCCTCGGCACTAGCCAGCGTGGAGCTCGTAAAGGAGACCATTGCATGGCCCGATGACTACTGCGGAGCCTGGAGTAAAGGGTTTCTCGCGGGTATCTTCGATGCAGAGGGAAGCTACCGTAACGGCGTGCTGCGCATCTTCAATACGGATACCGAGATCATCGAGCGTGTCCTGCGTCGTCTCGGCTCACTGGGATTCGAAACGGTAACAGAAGAGCGCGCCGGCAGCCGGACGGAGCCGCTGAAGTCGATACGGGTTCGAGGAGGCCTCGGCGAGCACCTGCGTTTCTTCCACCTCGTGGACCCGACAATCGGGCGAAAGCGCGACATCTCCGGGCAGGCTGTCAAGAACGGGGCAGACCTCCGGGTGGCCTCCATCGAGCCGGTCGGCACCATGAGGATGTACGACATCACCACGGGCACCGGAGACTTTATCGCCAACGGAGTGGTGAGCCACAACTGCTACGCCCGTCCAACCCACGAGTATCTCGGGCTCTCTGCCGGGCTGGACTTCGAGAGCAAGGTGATGGCCAAGCGTGACGCCCCGACCTTGCTGCGCCGGAAGCTCTCGTCCAAGAGCTGGGAGCCGAAGACCCTCGCCATGAGCGGCGTTACCGATCCCTACCAGCCGGTGGAGCGCAGGCTGCGCATCACCCGCGGCTGTCTGGAGGTGCTCGCCGAGGCCCGCAACCCCGTCGCCGTGGTTACCAAGAATCACCTCGTCACCCGCGACGTGGACCTGCTCGCAGAGCTGGCGCACTACGATGCTGTCTCCGTCGCCATCTCGCTCACCACCCTGGACCCGGAGCTAAAGCGGGTGCTGGAGCCCCGTACCTCGCCTCCGAAGCGCCGTCTCGCCGCAGTAGAGCTTCTCGCCGAGGCGGGCGTACCCGTCGGGGTGATGACGGCCCCGATCATACCCGCCGTCAACGATCACAAGCTCCCCGACCTACTGCGGGCCGCGGCGGATGCAGGCGCGCAGTTCGCCGCCCATACGGTGGTGCGGCTGCCGGGCGCGGTGGCACCGCTCTTCGAGGACTGGCTGGAGAGGAACCTCCCCGACCGCAAGGAGAAGGTTCTCAACCGGCTACGCTCGATGCGCGGCGGCCGTCTCAACGACCCGCGGTTCGGATCCCGCATGCAGGGCGAGGACATCTTCGCCGAAGGGATCCACCAGCTCTTCGCCATAAGCCGCCGCCGGGCCGGAATCCCCGAAGGCCGCGCCCCGCTCTCGACCGCCCACTTCCGCCGTCCGGACGAGCCCGGCACCCAGGCGAGGCTGTTCGACTAG
- a CDS encoding cyclase family protein encodes MASIAGDESGVVELLGRRVRLLDLSRTVGPTPGEPDPPRLRYTSHEEGAELWRHLFGIPPEALPSGLGLAGEKAKLSTHAGTHMDAPWHYAPVSEGEPAHKIDETPLSLCVGPAIVLDVSDLPTGYLVTPAEIQERLQGLDHTLSPGDIVLFRTGADALWGTEEYFTYGCGLGREAVLYLADRGVRLTGTDAWSLDRPYTLIGEEWREKKDPSLLWPAHYAGLERSYWHLEKLANLAKLPALGATLLALPIKLEKASGAWVRAVGLVPVE; translated from the coding sequence GTGGCTAGCATAGCGGGTGACGAGAGCGGCGTCGTAGAGCTCCTGGGCAGGCGCGTCCGGCTCCTAGACCTGAGCCGGACCGTAGGACCGACCCCGGGCGAGCCGGATCCCCCACGGCTGCGATACACCTCCCACGAAGAAGGCGCGGAGCTCTGGCGGCACCTCTTCGGCATTCCTCCGGAGGCTCTGCCCTCGGGCCTGGGCCTCGCCGGCGAGAAGGCCAAGCTCTCTACCCACGCCGGGACCCACATGGATGCTCCCTGGCATTATGCTCCGGTCTCTGAGGGTGAGCCGGCGCACAAGATCGACGAGACGCCCCTGAGCCTCTGCGTAGGCCCCGCGATCGTGCTCGACGTATCGGACCTGCCAACGGGATACCTGGTAACCCCGGCAGAGATACAAGAACGTCTCCAAGGCCTGGATCATACACTGTCCCCGGGAGACATCGTGCTTTTCCGGACCGGGGCGGACGCCCTGTGGGGCACCGAGGAGTACTTCACTTACGGCTGTGGCCTCGGGCGGGAGGCGGTTCTCTACCTGGCGGATCGGGGCGTAAGGCTCACAGGGACCGACGCCTGGAGCCTCGACAGACCGTACACGCTAATAGGTGAGGAGTGGCGGGAGAAGAAAGACCCTTCCCTACTCTGGCCCGCCCACTACGCCGGGCTAGAGCGGAGCTACTGGCACCTGGAAAAGCTCGCCAACCTGGCGAAGCTACCGGCACTGGGCGCCACACTCCTGGCATTGCCGATCAAACTAGAAAAAGCCAGCGGCGCGTGGGTAAGGGCGGTGGGTCTCGTTCCCGTGGAGTAA
- the cimA gene encoding citramalate synthase, translating to MSVRLFDTTLRDGTQREGVTLTTEDKIRIARELDTLGIHYIEAGFPASNPKDLEFFEGFDASELETARIVAFTRARRPNGRADDDPAVTLLASLSAPVACIVAKSWRMQVEKVLGTTPEENLASIGDTVRYLAAADKEVIFDAEHYFDGYKDDPGHALSTLRAAAEAGANTVVLCDTNGGTVPGELQGIVSETVGEITRVHPGVEVGIHTHNDSGCGVANALAAVEAGGTHVQGTINGVGERCGNCDLVPVIANLQLKMDHRIVGEDQLTRLTEASNYISELMNLTPDTHRPYVGRSAFAHKGGLHVDGISKDPGTYEHVAPESVGNVRRMPVGELSGKNTIRRKAEELGIREVDANAVLEAIKRREYEGYHYEAADASLALLIGRTSGEDAPLFELETFRIISEKRSDGEAITEATIKLWVKGQRVITTAEGNGPVSALDRALRRAIESHYPELAEIHLTNYKVRILDEHRATDATTRVLIDSSDGKKLWGAVGVGENIIEASWQALVDGLEYGVTEARQPSGSETGRG from the coding sequence ATGAGCGTCAGGCTATTCGACACGACGCTGCGTGACGGGACACAGCGCGAGGGCGTTACTCTAACCACCGAGGACAAGATCCGGATAGCCCGCGAGCTAGACACCCTCGGCATCCACTACATCGAGGCTGGTTTCCCGGCCTCCAATCCCAAGGATCTGGAGTTCTTCGAGGGCTTCGACGCCTCCGAGCTCGAGACCGCCAGGATAGTGGCCTTCACTCGCGCCCGTCGTCCAAATGGCCGCGCCGACGATGATCCCGCGGTAACGCTTCTGGCCTCACTCTCCGCTCCGGTGGCGTGCATCGTGGCCAAGAGTTGGCGGATGCAGGTCGAGAAGGTGCTCGGCACCACCCCGGAAGAGAACCTGGCCTCCATAGGCGACACCGTGCGCTACCTCGCGGCGGCGGACAAGGAGGTCATCTTCGACGCCGAGCACTACTTCGACGGCTACAAGGACGATCCCGGACACGCCCTCTCCACGCTGCGGGCGGCGGCGGAGGCGGGGGCGAATACGGTGGTCCTCTGCGACACCAACGGCGGCACGGTACCGGGCGAGCTACAGGGGATCGTGTCGGAGACGGTCGGAGAGATCACCCGCGTCCACCCGGGCGTCGAGGTCGGCATCCACACCCACAACGACTCGGGGTGCGGCGTGGCAAACGCCCTAGCCGCGGTAGAGGCGGGGGGGACCCACGTGCAGGGCACCATCAACGGCGTCGGCGAGCGTTGCGGCAACTGTGACCTGGTGCCCGTAATCGCGAACCTGCAGCTAAAGATGGACCATCGGATCGTGGGCGAAGATCAGCTCACCCGCCTCACCGAGGCGTCCAACTACATCTCCGAGCTGATGAACCTCACCCCCGACACCCACCGGCCGTACGTCGGGCGCAGCGCCTTCGCCCACAAGGGCGGGCTGCACGTGGACGGCATCTCCAAGGACCCTGGCACCTACGAGCACGTCGCTCCCGAGAGCGTTGGCAACGTCCGAAGGATGCCCGTCGGCGAGCTATCGGGCAAGAACACCATCCGGCGCAAGGCCGAGGAGCTCGGCATCCGGGAGGTGGACGCGAACGCGGTGCTCGAAGCCATAAAGCGCCGCGAGTACGAGGGATACCACTACGAGGCCGCCGACGCCTCGCTGGCGCTCTTGATCGGACGCACCTCCGGCGAGGACGCGCCGCTCTTCGAGCTCGAGACGTTCAGGATCATCTCCGAGAAACGTTCCGACGGAGAAGCGATCACCGAGGCCACCATAAAGCTGTGGGTAAAGGGACAGCGCGTCATTACCACCGCCGAGGGCAACGGCCCCGTAAGCGCCCTGGACCGCGCTCTGCGCCGCGCCATAGAGTCTCACTACCCAGAGCTCGCCGAGATACACCTCACCAACTACAAGGTGCGCATTTTGGACGAGCACCGCGCCACCGACGCGACGACCCGCGTACTAATAGACTCCTCCGACGGCAAGAAGCTCTGGGGCGCGGTCGGAGTCGGCGAGAACATCATCGAGGCCTCCTGGCAGGCCCTGGTGGACGGTCTGGAGTACGGTGTAACCGAGGCCCGGCAGCCTTCGGGCTCCGAGACGGGGCGTGGCTAG
- a CDS encoding branched-chain amino acid transaminase — protein sequence MTDQTQQRERKAFTASDADWMYHGGGYVRMGGVRLSPATHGLNYGTGVFEGIRAYWNEQKETLQVLKLREHYERFEQSCKLLRIDLPHTIDELCDITIEVLKKNAPREDTYIRPLAYKSATAIGVKLALDAELSIFTVPMGNYVELTGLRCAVSSWRRTSDNAIPARAKLTGSYINTALAVDEAQRGGYDDAIFLTEDGQVSEASAANIFIVRKGALSTPTGTADILEGITRDAVMDLARRELDIPVIARDVDRTELYAADEVFLTGTGFQIAPVTEIDGRVIGSGKVGPVAERLQELYFRAARGENPDYADWTVAVDVANGSRD from the coding sequence ATGACGGACCAGACACAGCAAAGAGAGCGCAAGGCGTTTACCGCCTCGGACGCCGACTGGATGTATCACGGCGGCGGGTACGTGAGGATGGGCGGCGTGCGTCTCTCGCCCGCCACCCACGGTCTCAACTACGGCACCGGCGTCTTTGAAGGAATCAGGGCGTACTGGAACGAGCAGAAAGAGACGCTACAGGTCCTCAAGCTGCGCGAGCACTACGAGCGGTTCGAGCAGTCCTGCAAGCTCCTCCGCATAGACCTGCCGCACACGATAGACGAGCTGTGCGACATAACCATCGAGGTGCTAAAGAAAAACGCCCCGCGCGAGGACACCTACATCCGGCCGCTGGCGTACAAGTCCGCCACCGCCATCGGCGTGAAGTTGGCGCTGGACGCCGAGCTCTCCATATTCACCGTGCCGATGGGCAACTACGTCGAGCTTACCGGCCTGAGGTGCGCCGTTAGCTCGTGGCGGCGGACCTCGGACAACGCCATACCGGCCCGCGCAAAGCTTACCGGCTCGTACATAAACACCGCGCTCGCCGTGGACGAGGCGCAAAGAGGCGGCTACGACGACGCCATCTTCCTCACGGAGGACGGGCAGGTATCGGAGGCCAGCGCCGCGAACATCTTTATCGTGCGCAAGGGCGCGCTCTCCACCCCGACCGGCACGGCGGACATCCTGGAGGGCATAACCAGAGACGCGGTCATGGATCTTGCCCGCAGAGAGCTGGACATACCGGTGATCGCCCGCGACGTGGACCGCACCGAGCTGTACGCCGCTGACGAGGTATTTCTGACGGGCACGGGTTTCCAGATCGCACCCGTCACCGAGATAGACGGCCGCGTGATCGGTAGCGGCAAGGTCGGGCCGGTGGCTGAGCGGCTGCAGGAACTGTACTTCCGCGCCGCCCGCGGCGAGAACCCCGACTACGCCGACTGGACCGTCGCCGTAGACGTTGCGAATGGTTCACGGGACTGA
- the leuB gene encoding 3-isopropylmalate dehydrogenase, whose translation MSQSYKILLLPGDGIGPEVVGAAREVLDAAAGRFGFEVEYEERLAGAGAIRSEGAPISDETLEAARGSDAVLLGAVGHPDYDGGSVRPEAGLLKLRSALEVFANLRPVASNPALTPYSPLKPEVVEGVDLLIVRELTGGMYFGEKEEAGESGDLASDSVVYTTEEIRRVARVAFEAARGRNGKLTSVDKANVVATSRLWRRVVNELAAEYPDVELEHVLVDAAAMYLVQNPKRFDVIVTENLFGDILSDEAAMLPGSMGMLPSASLGAPGKPGLYEPVHGSAPDIAGQGVANPYAAILSAALLLRHSLGEATAADAIEQAVHVSTENGILTRDLGGESGTEEATRAVLEHMSNTSNTQQGQKEQEEAR comes from the coding sequence ATGAGCCAGTCTTACAAGATACTGCTACTCCCCGGCGACGGCATCGGCCCGGAGGTCGTCGGCGCGGCGCGGGAGGTACTGGACGCGGCGGCGGGGCGCTTCGGCTTCGAGGTCGAGTACGAAGAGCGGCTCGCGGGGGCGGGGGCGATCCGCTCCGAAGGAGCCCCGATCTCCGATGAGACGCTGGAGGCGGCCCGGGGCTCGGACGCGGTCTTGCTCGGAGCGGTCGGCCACCCGGACTACGACGGCGGCTCCGTAAGGCCCGAGGCGGGACTACTCAAACTGCGCAGCGCCCTGGAGGTTTTCGCCAACCTCCGCCCCGTCGCCTCCAACCCGGCGCTCACGCCATACTCACCGCTAAAGCCCGAGGTCGTCGAGGGTGTGGATCTCCTCATAGTGCGCGAGCTCACCGGCGGCATGTACTTCGGCGAGAAAGAGGAGGCCGGCGAGAGCGGGGATCTCGCCTCGGACTCGGTCGTCTACACAACAGAGGAGATAAGGCGCGTCGCCCGCGTCGCCTTCGAGGCCGCCCGGGGCCGTAACGGGAAGCTCACCTCGGTGGACAAGGCAAACGTCGTCGCCACGAGCCGCCTGTGGCGCCGGGTGGTAAACGAGCTAGCGGCGGAGTACCCGGATGTGGAGCTGGAGCACGTGCTGGTGGACGCAGCGGCGATGTATCTCGTGCAGAACCCCAAGCGCTTCGACGTGATCGTGACCGAGAACCTCTTCGGCGACATTCTCTCCGACGAGGCTGCGATGCTGCCGGGCTCGATGGGCATGCTCCCCTCCGCCTCGCTCGGGGCCCCCGGAAAGCCCGGCCTGTACGAGCCGGTCCACGGCTCGGCACCGGACATCGCCGGTCAGGGCGTGGCGAACCCCTACGCCGCGATCCTCTCGGCGGCGCTGCTCCTGCGCCACTCGCTGGGAGAGGCCACGGCGGCTGACGCCATCGAGCAGGCGGTACACGTCTCCACAGAGAACGGCATCCTCACCCGCGACCTCGGCGGGGAGAGCGGAACGGAGGAGGCCACGCGGGCGGTCCTGGAGCATATGTCTAATACAAGTAACACGCAGCAGGGACAGAAAGAACAGGAGGAGGCGCGATGA
- the ilvC gene encoding ketol-acid reductoisomerase, with product MARVYRAADIGDEIFQKKVAVLGYGSQGHAHARNIQDSGGEVAVGLYKGGGSWGRAESDGMNVMTVADAVDWADVVMMLLPDEKQPEVFENEVAPNLSESMLMLFAHGFNVHFNQIRVPENVDLGLVAPKGPGHVLRRLYTEGNGMPSLFAVQNDATGEARSLILSYAKAIGSGRAGVLETTFEEETETDLFGEQAVLCGGLTSLLTAGYETLVEAGYQEEAAYYECVHELKLIVDLIYEGGLENMRYSISNTAEYGDYTSGPRIIDEGVKDRMREVLADIQNGHFARDWVLENKSGGASFLSMRDKQARHDITRVGSGLRAMINEGVEG from the coding sequence ATGGCACGGGTATATCGCGCGGCGGATATAGGGGATGAGATCTTCCAGAAGAAGGTCGCCGTTCTGGGATACGGCAGCCAGGGCCACGCCCACGCTAGAAACATACAAGACTCCGGCGGCGAGGTCGCCGTCGGGCTGTACAAGGGCGGCGGTAGCTGGGGCCGCGCCGAGAGCGACGGCATGAACGTGATGACCGTCGCCGACGCCGTTGACTGGGCCGACGTGGTGATGATGCTCCTGCCGGACGAGAAGCAGCCCGAGGTCTTCGAGAACGAGGTCGCCCCGAACCTCTCTGAGAGCATGCTGATGCTCTTCGCCCACGGCTTCAACGTCCACTTCAACCAGATCCGGGTCCCCGAGAACGTGGACCTCGGACTCGTCGCCCCCAAGGGACCAGGCCACGTGCTGCGCCGCCTGTACACCGAGGGCAACGGGATGCCGTCGCTGTTCGCCGTGCAGAACGACGCGACCGGCGAGGCGCGGAGCCTGATCCTCTCCTACGCCAAGGCGATAGGCAGCGGCCGGGCCGGGGTGCTGGAGACGACCTTCGAGGAGGAGACCGAGACCGACCTCTTCGGCGAGCAGGCCGTGCTGTGCGGCGGGCTCACTTCCTTGCTCACAGCGGGCTACGAGACGCTCGTGGAGGCCGGATACCAGGAGGAGGCGGCGTACTACGAGTGCGTACACGAGCTGAAGCTGATCGTGGACCTGATCTACGAGGGTGGCCTTGAAAACATGCGCTACTCCATCTCCAACACCGCCGAGTACGGCGACTACACCTCCGGGCCACGCATCATAGACGAGGGCGTGAAGGACCGGATGCGCGAGGTACTCGCCGACATCCAGAACGGACACTTCGCCCGCGATTGGGTACTCGAGAACAAGTCCGGCGGCGCGAGCTTCCTCTCCATGCGCGACAAGCAGGCCCGCCACGACATCACCCGCGTAGGGTCCGGGCTGCGCGCCATGATCAACGAGGGCGTCGAGGGATAG
- a CDS encoding metallophosphoesterase family protein: MLALVLADTHIPRRAKALPEALRPYLERADAILHAGDLMDPAVLDTLAGYAPTYAVRGNLDPPEAGLPETVELDLGGVRVAMIHDSGRKEGRRRRMSRRFPEARVVVFGHSHIPLLEDEGGLMLLNPGSPTDKRRQPEYTFAVLETDGGEIEARIVAL; this comes from the coding sequence ATGCTCGCTCTCGTGCTCGCCGACACCCACATCCCACGCCGGGCGAAAGCGTTGCCGGAGGCGCTGCGGCCCTATCTGGAGCGGGCGGACGCGATCCTGCACGCCGGAGACCTCATGGACCCCGCTGTGCTGGATACGCTGGCTGGATACGCTCCGACCTACGCCGTCCGGGGCAACCTCGACCCACCGGAGGCCGGGCTGCCGGAGACGGTTGAGCTCGATCTCGGTGGGGTGCGGGTCGCCATGATCCACGACTCCGGGCGCAAGGAGGGCCGCCGCAGGAGGATGTCGCGTCGCTTCCCGGAGGCTCGCGTGGTCGTATTCGGGCACTCGCACATACCATTACTGGAGGATGAAGGCGGCTTGATGCTCCTCAACCCCGGCAGCCCGACCGATAAGCGCCGCCAGCCGGAGTACACCTTCGCCGTCCTGGAGACGGACGGAGGAGAGATCGAGGCCCGCATCGTGGCGCTGTAG
- a CDS encoding potassium channel family protein — translation MRVRINPRSDGRYGRLVERVERVTELPMLLLSLVYVFVLVAGYLSEPGSGLLQNALFVEGVIVAAFAAELAVKVAVARPRLAYLKENWIQVAIVILPFLRPLRVLAVLRALPFILRGLAGVKRVLGNYQGANVLVLGGATLLAGTGLVLISEHDTGGPIQSFGDALWWALATVTSVGYGDVYPVTPAGRTVAFVVMVVGITVFGVLTAGIAAYFVESSSGEGRGEDDRLDRILEKLDSLEKRVDELDRHIGGDRR, via the coding sequence GTGAGAGTCAGGATAAATCCCCGGAGCGACGGTCGTTACGGCAGGCTGGTGGAGAGGGTGGAGCGCGTTACCGAGCTTCCCATGCTCCTGCTCTCACTGGTCTACGTGTTCGTGCTCGTCGCGGGCTATCTATCCGAGCCGGGCTCCGGTCTACTCCAGAACGCCCTGTTTGTGGAGGGTGTGATCGTTGCCGCCTTCGCCGCCGAGCTGGCCGTGAAGGTTGCCGTCGCCCGGCCCCGGCTCGCCTATCTGAAAGAGAACTGGATTCAGGTTGCAATCGTGATTTTGCCTTTCTTGAGACCGCTCCGGGTACTGGCGGTGTTGAGAGCTCTCCCCTTCATCTTGCGGGGCCTTGCGGGCGTGAAGCGCGTGCTGGGCAACTATCAGGGCGCGAATGTGCTGGTGCTCGGCGGCGCGACGCTACTAGCCGGTACGGGTCTGGTCTTGATCTCCGAGCACGATACCGGCGGTCCCATACAGAGCTTTGGGGACGCGCTGTGGTGGGCGCTCGCCACCGTTACCTCCGTGGGCTACGGGGACGTTTATCCGGTGACTCCCGCAGGGCGCACTGTAGCCTTTGTCGTCATGGTAGTCGGCATAACGGTCTTCGGTGTGTTGACAGCCGGGATCGCGGCCTACTTCGTCGAGAGCTCCTCCGGGGAGGGGCGTGGGGAGGACGATCGGCTGGACCGCATCCTTGAGAAGCTCGACTCTCTGGAGAAGCGGGTAGACGAGCTGGACCGTCACATCGGAGGCGACCGGCGCTAG